A genomic region of Rhodococcus oxybenzonivorans contains the following coding sequences:
- a CDS encoding MCE family protein produces the protein MKVGGSIIKFSVFALVMIVIAGGLVVVFGQMRFDSQNGYKAVFSNVSGLRTGEFVQIAGVEVGKVDKITIVDNTQAEVEFSLDREVSLMTSTRASVRWSNLIGDHYLELIEGTATAEPLPVGGTIPIENTSAALDLDALLGGFKPLFKALDPDQVNRLSSSLITVFQGQGGSIADVLNQTAQLTGALADRDQLIGSVITNFNTVLRTVDRHNEQFSQGIDNLQQLVSGLAQQSDPIANSLAHINDASATVASLLGQVRPNIVNDVHQLDRTATQINSDSEFLDSVLGRLPTIYQKLSRLGLYGDFFSFYICDATLKVNGPDGNPVLIPIVGQRAGRCAV, from the coding sequence ATGAAGGTCGGCGGATCCATCATCAAGTTCTCGGTCTTTGCGCTGGTCATGATAGTGATCGCAGGAGGGCTGGTCGTGGTATTCGGCCAGATGCGCTTCGACAGCCAGAACGGATACAAAGCAGTCTTCTCGAACGTTTCTGGGCTTCGCACGGGGGAGTTCGTCCAAATTGCAGGTGTGGAAGTCGGAAAAGTCGACAAGATTACGATCGTCGACAATACCCAGGCCGAGGTGGAGTTCTCGCTCGATCGTGAAGTATCGCTCATGACCTCCACGCGCGCATCGGTTCGTTGGTCAAATCTGATCGGCGACCACTACCTCGAGTTGATAGAGGGTACGGCGACCGCTGAGCCGCTTCCCGTCGGGGGCACGATCCCCATCGAGAACACCTCGGCTGCATTGGATTTGGACGCACTTCTCGGTGGATTCAAGCCGTTGTTCAAAGCGCTGGATCCGGACCAGGTCAATCGCCTCAGTTCCTCGCTGATCACCGTATTTCAGGGTCAGGGTGGATCGATAGCCGACGTGCTCAATCAAACCGCCCAACTCACCGGCGCTCTCGCAGACCGCGACCAGTTGATCGGATCGGTGATCACCAACTTCAACACCGTCTTGCGGACAGTCGATCGGCACAACGAACAATTCTCCCAGGGAATCGACAACCTCCAACAGTTGGTGTCAGGTCTCGCTCAGCAATCCGACCCCATCGCAAATTCGCTGGCGCATATCAATGATGCTTCAGCGACCGTCGCCTCCCTACTCGGTCAAGTCCGTCCAAACATCGTCAACGACGTGCATCAACTCGACCGGACCGCAACTCAAATCAACAGCGACAGTGAGTTCCTCGATTCGGTTCTCGGGCGACTGCCCACGATCTACCAGAAGCTGTCCCGACTCGGCCTCTACGGCGACTTCTTCTCGTTCTACATTTGCGATGCAACACTCAAAGTGAATGGTCCAGATGGCAATCCGGTCCTCATTCCGATTGTCGGTCAACGTGCGGGAAGGTGTGCTGTCTGA
- a CDS encoding MCE family protein yields MRSVDRSKRIRIGLLGIVTTVAVVLIAQSYGKMPFITGGNDYSAYLADTGGLQAGSKVEVAGVTVGSVQDIDIDGDKVIMHFSAKGVELSADTYLAVKTQTVLGTKMVELSPGRGDRMPRGFVIPVEHTTVPYSLTDALGDLTNTATGLDTEQVTNALDVLSHTFEETAPQLGAAMENVSRFSDTVASRDQMVQDLFGNAEKVTSVLSDRSEQINRLLLDGNTLLAALDARRGALDTLLTNVSAVTAQVKGLIADNNTELTPMLEKLNAVTDLLNRRKDDIHAIFQPLALYGTSLGESVSGGPFYKAYVANILPGQFLQPFIDAAFKDQGVDPATLPGIGATWPVDCGNNSPPGTVPPGGTKPLPNPSQCPVSPETVPIPGVSPPPPPAPQPPVPLPLIPGLPAIPGLGG; encoded by the coding sequence ATGAGATCCGTTGACAGGAGCAAACGGATTCGGATCGGTCTCCTCGGAATCGTGACGACCGTCGCCGTGGTACTCATTGCGCAGAGTTACGGCAAGATGCCGTTCATCACGGGAGGTAATGACTACAGTGCATATCTCGCCGACACTGGTGGCCTGCAAGCTGGCAGCAAGGTCGAAGTGGCTGGGGTCACCGTCGGAAGCGTTCAGGATATCGACATCGACGGCGACAAGGTGATCATGCATTTCTCGGCCAAAGGGGTCGAGCTCAGCGCGGATACCTATCTCGCGGTCAAGACTCAGACGGTGTTGGGGACGAAGATGGTGGAACTGAGCCCCGGCCGAGGCGATCGCATGCCACGGGGCTTCGTCATACCCGTCGAACACACCACTGTTCCGTATTCATTGACAGACGCACTGGGTGACTTGACCAATACCGCAACCGGGTTGGATACCGAACAGGTGACGAATGCTCTCGACGTCCTCAGCCACACCTTCGAAGAGACGGCACCGCAGCTCGGGGCGGCGATGGAAAATGTCTCACGATTCTCCGATACCGTTGCCTCACGTGATCAGATGGTTCAAGACCTCTTCGGCAACGCCGAGAAGGTCACCAGCGTTCTCTCGGATCGAAGTGAACAGATCAACCGGCTGCTCCTCGACGGCAATACCCTCCTCGCCGCGCTGGACGCTCGTCGAGGTGCGCTAGACACCCTGCTCACCAACGTCTCCGCAGTCACCGCTCAGGTGAAGGGGCTTATCGCCGACAACAACACCGAACTGACTCCGATGCTCGAGAAACTGAACGCCGTGACGGATCTACTCAACAGGCGGAAAGACGACATCCACGCAATCTTTCAGCCTCTTGCCCTCTACGGAACCTCGCTCGGCGAGTCCGTTTCGGGAGGCCCCTTCTACAAGGCGTACGTGGCGAACATCCTGCCGGGGCAGTTCCTGCAACCGTTCATCGACGCAGCTTTCAAAGATCAAGGTGTCGATCCAGCGACACTCCCGGGGATAGGTGCCACATGGCCTGTCGACTGTGGAAACAACTCGCCCCCCGGCACGGTGCCACCAGGCGGCACGAAGCCGCTGCCCAACCCGAGCCAGTGCCCGGTATCGCCCGAGACCGTTCCCATTCCGGGCGTCAGCCCGCCACCGCCACCGGCACCTCAACCGCCGGTACCGCTGCCATTGATTCCGGGCCTGCCGGCCATCCCCGGATTGGGGGGCTGA
- a CDS encoding MCE family protein translates to MQNIRELRDKFGVRRLIAAAVVAVIALGSVLFVGWRIYTATTTTSVTAYFNNTSGIYIGDDVKIMGVNVGKIDQIEPDGDRIKVDFHYDSSYKVPADAKAVILSQSLISSRAIQLAPAYTGGDALTDGADIPLERTAVPVEWDDFRAQLERLSASLGPTETNKDGALGGMVDSAAEALSGKGDSINQTIKKMSDAMSTLSNGRTDLFGTIQHLQVFVSALAASDQQIVQINGHFASVTDALNGTDHDLSDALNDIDSVTADLQQFVEQNRDGLTKSLDDLAAVTGSLESSKPDIEQILHILPTALANFANIYQPAQGGMTGALAVNHFQNPLQFICGSIQAAAQKGAEESAKLCAQYLAPVLKTLQFNYPPAGINLPTGIQVRPEEIDYSEDSLRPPPGMVDTSVPGVFESAPTKKATDTVTAGDGLAGLLGALRLPENGPSGGGR, encoded by the coding sequence GTGCAGAACATTCGGGAACTACGCGACAAGTTCGGCGTGCGTCGGCTGATCGCGGCTGCGGTGGTCGCAGTCATCGCTCTGGGCTCGGTTCTATTCGTGGGATGGCGCATCTATACCGCCACCACAACGACATCCGTTACCGCCTACTTCAACAACACGAGCGGTATCTATATCGGTGACGACGTGAAGATCATGGGCGTCAACGTCGGAAAGATCGACCAGATCGAACCGGACGGCGACCGAATCAAGGTCGACTTCCACTATGACTCGTCCTACAAAGTTCCCGCCGATGCAAAGGCAGTCATCTTGTCGCAAAGCTTGATCTCCTCGCGCGCGATCCAATTGGCGCCCGCCTACACAGGCGGTGACGCGCTCACTGACGGGGCTGACATACCGCTGGAACGGACCGCAGTTCCCGTGGAATGGGACGACTTCCGGGCGCAGTTGGAGCGTCTGTCCGCATCTCTCGGCCCCACCGAGACCAACAAGGACGGTGCCCTTGGCGGAATGGTCGACTCAGCGGCGGAGGCACTGAGTGGTAAGGGTGATTCGATCAACCAGACGATCAAGAAGATGTCGGATGCGATGTCGACCCTTTCGAATGGACGCACCGATCTGTTCGGAACCATCCAGCACCTTCAAGTGTTCGTGAGCGCGCTCGCTGCAAGTGACCAACAGATCGTCCAGATCAACGGTCACTTCGCTTCGGTCACCGATGCGCTGAACGGAACCGACCACGACCTCAGTGACGCCCTGAACGACATCGACTCGGTGACCGCTGATCTTCAGCAGTTTGTCGAGCAAAATCGTGACGGATTGACCAAGTCTCTCGACGACCTGGCTGCGGTGACCGGCTCGCTGGAGTCTTCCAAGCCGGACATCGAACAGATCCTGCACATTCTGCCGACAGCGTTGGCGAACTTCGCCAATATCTATCAGCCAGCGCAGGGAGGCATGACCGGGGCCTTGGCGGTGAATCATTTCCAGAACCCGCTCCAATTCATTTGCGGGTCCATCCAGGCCGCAGCGCAAAAGGGAGCAGAGGAGTCGGCGAAGCTCTGCGCACAATATCTGGCTCCCGTGCTGAAAACCCTTCAGTTCAACTATCCACCGGCAGGGATCAATCTGCCCACTGGCATCCAAGTGCGTCCAGAAGAAATCGACTACAGCGAAGATTCGTTGCGCCCACCCCCCGGAATGGTCGACACCTCGGTTCCGGGAGTATTCGAGTCGGCCCCGACGAAGAAAGCGACCGACACCGTGACGGCTGGGGACGGCTTGGCCGGCCTGCTCGGCGCACTGCGGCTGCCCGAAAACGGACCGAGCGGAGGTGGACGATGA
- a CDS encoding MCE family protein: MMLKSRRVAKIGMGLTAAALVLSGCEWQGVNSLPIPGTEGNGPGSYTVDIEMPNVASLQRNSRVRVADVDVGHVTDIRLQDWHALVTVQLDGGVTLPKNTVAKVGQTSLLGTLHVELAPPLDEPAEGRLADEDTIPIAHAGLYPTTEQTLASVSTLLNGGGLAQLNQIDTQLNAALSGHETDVRSLITQLDTFTSALNEQKDDIITASEGLDRLAGTVNAQTPVLERALDSIPPALAVLNEQKDNLSNAIVSVGNFAEVANRGVTESHDDLVRNLRALEPTLRGLADAGPALTQALGYLPTFPWPLDGTPNFVKGDYANLSPIIDLTLGRLDNSVLQGTPAEGSLIALETAMGRTLGRQPNVATTANPLTAPMAGSGN; the protein is encoded by the coding sequence ATGATGTTGAAAAGTCGGCGGGTCGCCAAGATAGGGATGGGTCTTACCGCAGCTGCGCTGGTGCTCTCGGGCTGTGAATGGCAGGGGGTCAACTCCCTCCCCATTCCAGGAACAGAAGGAAACGGCCCAGGTTCGTACACAGTCGACATCGAGATGCCCAATGTCGCGTCACTGCAACGGAACAGTCGGGTTCGTGTGGCGGATGTCGATGTCGGGCACGTCACGGACATCCGGTTGCAGGATTGGCACGCCCTCGTGACGGTGCAACTCGACGGCGGTGTCACGCTGCCGAAGAATACGGTGGCCAAGGTTGGCCAGACCAGCCTGCTCGGCACGCTGCACGTCGAATTGGCACCGCCCCTGGATGAGCCGGCAGAAGGAAGGTTGGCGGACGAAGACACGATCCCGATCGCGCATGCCGGGCTGTATCCGACGACGGAGCAGACTCTCGCATCGGTGTCAACGCTCCTCAATGGCGGAGGGTTGGCGCAGTTGAATCAGATCGATACCCAGCTCAATGCCGCGTTGTCGGGGCACGAGACCGACGTCCGCAGCTTGATCACCCAACTGGACACTTTCACGTCCGCGTTGAACGAACAGAAGGACGACATCATCACGGCGTCAGAGGGGCTCGACAGGCTGGCAGGAACCGTGAACGCCCAGACCCCCGTCCTGGAGAGGGCTCTCGATTCGATTCCGCCCGCGTTGGCCGTGCTGAATGAACAGAAGGACAATCTGAGCAACGCGATTGTCTCAGTGGGCAATTTCGCCGAGGTCGCGAATCGCGGAGTCACCGAAAGCCACGACGACTTGGTGCGGAATCTGCGTGCACTCGAGCCTACGTTGCGCGGTCTCGCTGACGCCGGACCTGCCCTGACTCAGGCGCTCGGCTACCTCCCCACATTCCCGTGGCCGCTCGACGGCACGCCGAATTTCGTCAAGGGCGACTACGCGAACCTCAGCCCCATTATCGATCTGACCCTGGGGCGGCTAGACAACTCGGTGCTGCAGGGCACTCCGGCGGAGGGTTCCCTCATCGCCCTCGAGACCGCGATGGGTCGCACACTCGGGCGCCAGCCCAACGTCGCGACCACAGCAAATCCGCTCACCGCACCGATGGCAGGAAGTGGCAACTAA
- a CDS encoding MCE family protein has translation MMLSSFVRVQLIIFSIVTVISLVVMGAYYMRIPSLVGIGRYEVTVQLPTSGGLYKTSNITYRGADVGTVLDVVPTQQGATATLSMNSSVKIPADVTAEVHSRSAIGEQYIDMVPTALDGPYLHDGSLIPAAQTTVPQDIAPMLDTANKNLAAIAPGKLSTLIDESYKAFNGTGPDLQRLLDSANLLVHDAHANVAPTTRLIDDMGPFLSAQAQSSDDIYTWARNLNSLTAQARERDESIRAILQKGPGAADEATKLFQQLKPTLPLLLGNLTSLGQVAATYNPSLEQTLVILPQLMSMLNTIGVPNDVHNGGAGGPVLSFNLGNLNAPENCTTGYLPASERRDASAIDAPPRTTDPMYCAIPQNAPLDVRGARNLPCMEHPGKRAPTVAICNSDEEYQPKGTNPWIGDPLPVVGNPLGDQVPGNGGPAQPAPGAGGGTQAAPASYGTAVTPGAPAPVATATYDAKTGRYQGHDGATYELSSVATSSSNEVRTWQTMLTGRSA, from the coding sequence ATGATGCTCTCCAGCTTCGTCCGCGTCCAACTGATCATTTTCTCCATCGTCACTGTCATTTCACTTGTCGTGATGGGCGCGTACTACATGCGCATACCGTCACTCGTGGGCATTGGCAGGTACGAGGTCACCGTTCAACTCCCCACCAGCGGTGGCCTGTATAAGACATCCAATATCACCTACCGTGGCGCTGATGTCGGGACAGTGCTCGATGTTGTTCCGACACAGCAGGGAGCCACCGCAACCTTGAGTATGAACAGTTCGGTGAAGATTCCTGCCGATGTCACCGCGGAGGTGCACAGCCGTTCAGCAATCGGCGAGCAGTACATCGACATGGTCCCCACGGCGCTCGACGGACCGTATTTGCACGACGGTTCGCTGATCCCAGCGGCGCAAACCACGGTGCCACAGGACATTGCCCCGATGCTCGATACCGCCAACAAGAACTTGGCGGCGATCGCACCCGGCAAACTCTCCACCCTCATCGATGAGAGTTACAAGGCGTTCAATGGAACTGGCCCGGATCTTCAACGGTTGCTTGACTCCGCAAATCTCCTAGTTCATGACGCACATGCCAACGTCGCCCCGACAACCCGGCTGATAGACGACATGGGCCCGTTCCTCTCCGCTCAGGCGCAGAGCAGTGACGATATCTATACGTGGGCGCGAAACCTGAACAGCCTCACTGCCCAAGCCAGGGAGCGAGACGAGTCGATCCGCGCGATCCTCCAGAAGGGTCCCGGTGCCGCCGACGAGGCCACAAAGCTGTTTCAGCAACTCAAACCGACGTTGCCGCTACTCCTCGGGAACTTGACGAGCCTGGGTCAAGTCGCCGCGACGTATAACCCGTCGCTCGAGCAGACACTGGTGATCCTGCCGCAGCTGATGAGCATGCTCAACACCATCGGCGTTCCGAACGACGTGCACAACGGAGGTGCGGGCGGTCCGGTCCTCTCCTTCAACCTCGGCAACCTGAACGCACCGGAAAACTGCACAACGGGTTACCTCCCCGCATCCGAGCGGCGCGACGCGAGCGCAATAGACGCGCCGCCACGTACTACCGACCCCATGTACTGTGCCATTCCACAGAATGCTCCACTAGATGTACGCGGAGCCCGCAACCTCCCATGCATGGAACATCCGGGCAAGCGCGCGCCGACCGTGGCGATCTGTAACAGTGACGAGGAGTACCAGCCCAAAGGCACCAACCCGTGGATTGGTGATCCTCTCCCAGTCGTCGGCAACCCACTGGGCGATCAGGTCCCCGGAAACGGCGGTCCAGCCCAACCGGCGCCGGGTGCTGGCGGCGGCACGCAAGCTGCACCGGCTTCCTACGGCACCGCTGTCACCCCAGGTGCCCCCGCACCCGTGGCAACCGCAACCTACGACGCCAAGACGGGTCGGTATCAGGGACATGACGGTGCGACATATGAGTTGTCCTCCGTTGCCACCTCCTCGTCGAATGAGGTTCGAACATGGCAGACGATGTTGACCGGCCGGAGCGCGTGA
- a CDS encoding RDD family protein, which produces MSTETRAGEAVEIDDTSHLYKPTTSDEEAPATGPGTVADPEGRTAHAPWRKRVAAFLIDVIAPVACMLAVFELWDVLQRPGWGLAAMVAVYLALWAFLVWNSIFEQGRTGRTIGKSFVGIRVVDGADGRPLGWFRAFTRNLAHVIDIVPLLSGWAWPIWSRRKQTFSDMLSGSVVHIDTVRSADTRSKRLLPLAVGLVSAGTLVALAVAAYATQYSQDRDAEQTRSVIAQIAADKAAAVLSYKPDTVETDMAAAQTNLTGGFLEYYKKYADETVIPNSKKDLIGTAWTVVGTAVTKADPSTAEVLVYLNGTVTTGAQPADMISSIRLHLEKVDGAWLISDLVPL; this is translated from the coding sequence ATGAGTACCGAGACACGCGCAGGCGAGGCCGTCGAAATCGACGACACCTCGCATCTCTACAAGCCCACGACCTCCGATGAGGAGGCGCCGGCAACCGGGCCCGGCACGGTCGCCGATCCCGAGGGGCGAACGGCCCATGCGCCGTGGCGCAAGCGTGTGGCCGCCTTCCTGATCGACGTGATCGCGCCCGTTGCTTGCATGCTTGCCGTCTTCGAGCTCTGGGACGTGCTACAGAGACCAGGATGGGGCTTGGCCGCAATGGTCGCCGTGTACCTTGCGTTGTGGGCTTTCCTGGTGTGGAACAGCATATTTGAGCAGGGTCGTACTGGTAGAACAATTGGAAAGTCTTTCGTGGGGATTCGAGTTGTTGACGGTGCCGACGGTCGACCGCTGGGATGGTTTCGAGCGTTTACTCGCAACCTTGCCCATGTCATCGACATCGTTCCACTGCTGTCGGGGTGGGCATGGCCGATCTGGAGCCGGCGAAAGCAGACGTTCTCCGACATGCTCTCCGGATCAGTCGTGCATATAGACACAGTACGGTCGGCCGACACTCGCTCGAAGCGGCTTCTCCCACTTGCCGTTGGGCTCGTGTCGGCGGGCACCCTCGTAGCGCTAGCGGTCGCGGCATATGCGACGCAATACAGTCAGGATAGAGACGCCGAGCAGACGAGAAGTGTGATTGCTCAGATCGCAGCAGACAAAGCTGCTGCGGTTCTCTCCTACAAGCCGGACACCGTAGAGACGGATATGGCTGCAGCACAAACTAATCTCACTGGCGGCTTTCTCGAGTACTACAAGAAGTACGCGGACGAAACGGTGATACCCAACTCGAAGAAGGATCTGATTGGTACCGCGTGGACCGTCGTGGGTACTGCGGTCACCAAGGCGGATCCGTCCACGGCTGAGGTTCTGGTGTACCTCAATGGCACCGTGACTACCGGCGCCCAACCGGCCGACATGATCAGTAGCATCCGACTGCACCTGGAGAAGGTTGACGGTGCGTGGTTGATCTCGGACCTCGTACCACTCTGA
- a CDS encoding RDD family protein codes for MTTTQMKASGGVNGQAEENSAPEDTVVGAVERTESSDTSTPDTDYAGFARRAGAFGLDWIAPVVVIATVAAINVVLDHPLWCLIVSGLVAAATISFVLWNRVWEQGRTGSTVGKSAARIVTVDVEEETPIGWRRALSRELAHVIDTCVLMTGWFRPLWDGKRQTLADRLVKTVVVVEPSEPARDKGRLRVVAILTVVVIAGGTLVATTYFAQYRHDQQTSEARTTVQQVAAAGSTALLSYTFDTAEAQLESASTFLTGDFLDYYRKFTEQVVVPAAKEKSVTTQANVVGSSIEQVDPTSATVLVMVNQSTTTSDSPAPSASQSAVRVELEKVGGRWLISAFNPVS; via the coding sequence ATGACGACAACACAGATGAAGGCCAGCGGCGGCGTGAACGGCCAGGCCGAGGAAAATTCGGCTCCGGAAGACACGGTTGTCGGCGCTGTGGAGCGGACAGAGTCTTCGGACACCTCAACACCGGATACGGACTACGCCGGATTCGCCCGGCGTGCGGGTGCATTCGGGCTTGACTGGATTGCCCCGGTGGTGGTTATCGCGACGGTGGCTGCGATCAATGTTGTTCTCGATCATCCGTTGTGGTGTCTGATCGTGTCCGGCCTGGTCGCTGCGGCCACCATCTCGTTTGTTCTCTGGAACCGGGTGTGGGAACAAGGGCGCACCGGGTCGACGGTGGGGAAAAGTGCCGCGCGCATCGTTACCGTCGACGTAGAAGAGGAAACGCCCATCGGGTGGCGGCGGGCACTATCTCGCGAACTGGCCCACGTGATCGACACGTGTGTATTGATGACAGGGTGGTTCCGACCTTTGTGGGACGGCAAGCGTCAGACACTCGCAGACCGTCTCGTGAAGACCGTCGTCGTAGTCGAGCCGTCCGAACCCGCTCGTGACAAGGGTCGGCTCCGCGTTGTCGCAATTCTCACGGTCGTAGTTATCGCGGGCGGGACGCTTGTGGCAACCACCTACTTCGCCCAGTACCGCCACGATCAGCAGACGTCGGAAGCAAGAACGACAGTCCAGCAAGTGGCCGCAGCCGGTTCGACCGCCCTTCTGTCGTACACCTTCGACACCGCAGAGGCCCAACTCGAGTCCGCCTCAACATTCCTGACCGGCGATTTTCTCGACTACTACAGGAAATTCACAGAACAGGTAGTTGTTCCTGCAGCCAAAGAGAAGAGCGTCACCACGCAGGCGAATGTCGTGGGTAGCTCGATCGAACAGGTAGACCCGACCAGTGCGACAGTACTGGTGATGGTAAATCAATCCACGACCACTTCCGACAGCCCGGCACCGTCCGCCTCCCAAAGTGCCGTGCGCGTCGAGTTGGAAAAAGTGGGCGGACGTTGGTTGATATCGGCCTTCAACCCGGTCTCGTGA
- a CDS encoding B-4DMT family transporter, whose protein sequence is MSTLLRRFKSSVTRVQPAGTARNSARRRWLIRGLVLAVVHVMVRAAMGVGVTNHPSSDSALRLLAIGAVVVVALVWGILDGICKGRDSPSAQNADLTIIWLEAAAVAAVLAGVLAWIVGQATSIGVGRNSLFFEATSGAAFTLMLVFAPAVAGSIVGHYLTLRNTKGQKVAAVSQNKNVEYLEDFEYLEEEIVDHSYEGPHQHHR, encoded by the coding sequence ATGAGCACGCTGCTGAGAAGGTTCAAGTCCTCTGTCACCAGGGTTCAACCCGCGGGGACGGCCAGGAATTCGGCCCGGCGCAGATGGCTGATACGAGGCCTCGTATTGGCGGTCGTACATGTGATGGTCCGTGCCGCAATGGGGGTGGGAGTGACGAACCACCCATCATCGGATTCTGCCCTGCGGCTGCTGGCGATCGGTGCAGTCGTTGTAGTTGCTCTGGTTTGGGGAATTCTCGACGGGATCTGTAAAGGACGAGATTCTCCGTCCGCGCAGAACGCCGACCTGACCATCATTTGGCTTGAGGCGGCGGCGGTGGCGGCAGTCCTCGCGGGCGTACTGGCCTGGATTGTCGGTCAGGCAACCTCCATCGGCGTTGGCCGCAACTCGCTGTTCTTCGAGGCGACCTCTGGTGCGGCCTTCACGTTGATGCTAGTCTTCGCGCCCGCCGTAGCAGGATCAATTGTCGGACACTACCTGACGCTACGGAACACTAAGGGGCAGAAGGTGGCAGCAGTTTCCCAGAACAAGAACGTCGAGTATCTCGAAGACTTTGAGTATCTAGAAGAGGAAATCGTTGACCATTCCTACGAGGGTCCGCATCAGCATCATCGATAG
- a CDS encoding cytochrome c oxidase subunit 3 — protein MTSTKDNAACGPQTDRRERSLPAEAGLWLFIFGDLVVFTLLFLVYLAYRTDEPELFASSQQTLSINVGAVNTLVLLCSSLFVVGAVRATRAGNRQLAPCLVLAAMACGFVFVSVKVFEYHDKLETDHTPASNYFYFFYFFMTGLHLVHVVIGLGVLTFLWRLTRRADELTSLGMSSVEGSASFWHLVDLLWIVIFPLLYLVQ, from the coding sequence ATGACCTCCACGAAGGACAACGCTGCCTGCGGGCCGCAAACAGATCGCCGCGAACGTAGCCTTCCGGCGGAAGCGGGCCTATGGCTGTTCATCTTCGGAGACCTGGTCGTATTCACCCTCCTGTTCCTCGTCTATCTCGCGTATCGCACAGACGAGCCAGAACTCTTCGCCAGCTCACAACAGACGCTGAGCATCAACGTCGGGGCCGTGAATACCCTGGTGCTACTCTGTAGCTCGCTGTTCGTCGTGGGGGCCGTGAGGGCGACACGAGCGGGCAACCGGCAACTCGCGCCATGTCTGGTACTCGCCGCGATGGCCTGCGGTTTCGTGTTTGTCTCGGTCAAGGTGTTCGAGTACCACGACAAGCTCGAAACTGATCACACGCCCGCCTCCAACTACTTCTACTTCTTTTACTTCTTCATGACCGGGCTGCACCTGGTCCATGTCGTGATAGGCCTGGGTGTCCTCACGTTCCTCTGGCGGCTGACCCGGCGCGCCGACGAACTCACCTCGCTGGGCATGTCGTCCGTCGAGGGGTCTGCGTCCTTCTGGCATCTTGTCGATCTGCTCTGGATCGTCATCTTCCCGCTGCTGTACCTAGTCCAATGA
- a CDS encoding cytochrome C oxidase subunit IV family protein: MNRIRILIASRPILALKVPEVLVWIVLVVATAFSWLLGHEAGREVVAIVIMAVAYVKVRLVGLYFMELRGVVGLRRSLDAYILISLVLIIGFYLAA, from the coding sequence ATGAACAGAATCAGAATCCTTATTGCATCGCGGCCAATACTTGCTCTCAAGGTGCCCGAGGTGCTCGTCTGGATCGTGCTCGTAGTCGCGACGGCGTTCTCGTGGCTCCTCGGTCACGAGGCGGGGCGCGAGGTCGTAGCGATTGTCATCATGGCGGTCGCGTACGTGAAGGTACGCCTCGTCGGACTGTACTTCATGGAGTTGCGAGGCGTGGTTGGACTCCGTAGATCGCTCGATGCCTACATCCTGATCAGCCTCGTGCTGATCATCGGGTTCTACCTCGCCGCATGA
- a CDS encoding alpha/beta fold hydrolase, translating to MTKYKSEPVKFDGGAGTIAADRWSPRSDGPTRGTVVMLHGGGQTRHSWDRAAKNLVAEGWDVYTLDARGHGDSAWDQDGDYAIDALGRDLEMVVDQIGKRAGHRVRPVLFGASMGGLTSILTEGGNPGFARALVLVDITPKVEPQGIKRIRDFMRSAPDGFANLEEVADAVAAYQPHRPRPKNIEGLRKNVRERADGRLYWHWDPAFTRLGANLDNPHGIHQLAFSAASHITAPTLLVHGAKSDIVGNEGIQELLDLIPQSRAVSVAAAGHMVAGDDNAVFVDVVGEFLGALADCTS from the coding sequence GTGACCAAGTACAAGTCGGAGCCTGTCAAATTCGACGGGGGCGCCGGTACTATCGCCGCAGACCGATGGTCGCCACGCTCAGATGGGCCGACCCGGGGAACCGTGGTCATGTTGCATGGTGGCGGCCAAACCAGGCACTCCTGGGATCGCGCGGCGAAAAACCTGGTCGCCGAGGGATGGGACGTCTACACCCTCGACGCTCGTGGGCATGGCGACAGCGCCTGGGACCAAGACGGTGACTATGCCATCGACGCGTTAGGCCGGGATCTGGAAATGGTGGTCGACCAGATCGGAAAGAGAGCAGGACACCGCGTCCGTCCCGTGCTCTTCGGCGCCTCGATGGGCGGTCTCACCAGTATCCTCACGGAGGGTGGCAACCCCGGATTCGCGCGCGCGCTCGTTCTGGTGGACATCACTCCTAAGGTCGAACCCCAGGGGATCAAACGCATCCGCGACTTCATGCGAAGCGCACCCGACGGTTTCGCCAACCTCGAAGAGGTCGCCGACGCAGTAGCCGCCTATCAGCCCCACCGTCCCCGCCCGAAGAACATCGAAGGCCTGCGGAAGAACGTTCGTGAGCGTGCCGACGGTCGCCTTTACTGGCACTGGGATCCAGCATTCACCCGCCTCGGCGCAAACCTGGACAACCCCCATGGAATTCATCAGCTTGCCTTCTCCGCAGCAAGCCACATCACTGCGCCGACGCTGCTCGTGCACGGCGCCAAGTCCGACATCGTCGGCAACGAAGGCATCCAAGAATTGCTCGACCTGATTCCACAGTCACGTGCCGTCTCCGTTGCCGCCGCCGGACACATGGTTGCCGGTGACGACAATGCGGTGTTCGTGGACGTGGTCGGCGAATTCCTCGGTGCCCTCGCGGACTGCACATCCTGA